In Aequorivita sp. H23M31, a single window of DNA contains:
- a CDS encoding DUF4372 domain-containing protein: MVNITLFSQINSKLDTSRFKKLVRSHQSAKHQKGFDSWSNLVLMLFCQFAKSQSLRDISNGLRSAGNLNHLGMQQASEEPTVGYQNKNRNWELFRNYLRPDGKSGTTGSYEADQIQDQIKNIPVGCHHHKSLLKH; this comes from the coding sequence ATGGTAAATATAACGTTGTTTTCGCAAATAAACTCAAAACTTGATACCTCAAGATTCAAGAAACTAGTTAGGTCGCACCAAAGCGCCAAGCATCAAAAGGGGTTTGACAGTTGGTCGAATCTGGTCTTAATGCTATTCTGCCAGTTTGCCAAAAGCCAGTCCCTGCGGGACATAAGCAACGGCCTGCGCTCTGCCGGTAATCTCAACCATTTAGGGATGCAACAGGCCTCTGAAGAACCCACGGTCGGTTATCAGAACAAAAATAGAAACTGGGAGCTTTTCAGGAATTATTTACGTCCTGATGGAAAGTCTGGGACAACAGGCTCATATGAAGCGGACCAAATTCAAGATCAAATCAAAAATATTCCTGTTGGATGCCACCACCATAAGTCTTTGTTAAAACATTAA
- the ettA gene encoding energy-dependent translational throttle protein EttA, whose amino-acid sequence MSDDKKVIFSMSGLTKTYQNAQTPVLKNIYLSFFYGAKIGILGLNGSGKSTLLRIIAGEEKNYQGDVVFAPGYTVGYLEQEPKLDESKTVLEVVKEGVQEVVDILDEYNKINDMFGMPEVYENPAKMDELMDKQAKLQDKIDATNAWELDTKLEIAMDALRTPDPDKLIGVLSGGERRRVALCRLLLREPDILLLDEPTNHLDAESVHWLEHFLSSYKGTVIAVTHDRYFLDNVAGWILELDRGEGIPWKGNYSSWLDQKSKRLALEQKQAGKRQKSLERELEWVRQGAKGRQTKQKARLQNYDKLLSQDQKQLDEKLEIYIPNGPRLGTNVIEAKGVAKAFGDKLLYDNLNFKLPQAGIVGIIGPNGAGKTTIFKMIMGEETPDKGSFEVGETAQIAYVDQAHSNINPDKTIWENFSDSQELIMMGGRQVNSRAYLSRFNFSGSEQNKKVSMLSGGERNRLHLAMTLKEEGNVLLLDEPTNDLDVNTLRALEEGLENFAGCAVVISHDRWFLDRICTHILAFEGNSEVYFFEGGFTDYEENKKKRLGGDLMPKRIKYKKLIR is encoded by the coding sequence ATGTCTGACGATAAAAAAGTAATCTTCTCAATGTCTGGGTTAACAAAAACCTACCAAAATGCCCAGACTCCAGTTTTAAAAAATATTTATTTAAGTTTTTTCTACGGTGCCAAGATTGGGATTCTCGGTCTTAACGGTAGCGGAAAATCTACTCTTTTGCGCATTATTGCCGGAGAGGAGAAAAACTATCAGGGAGATGTTGTATTCGCACCGGGATATACCGTGGGATATTTGGAACAAGAACCAAAATTGGATGAATCCAAAACTGTTTTGGAAGTGGTTAAGGAGGGTGTTCAGGAAGTTGTGGATATTCTAGATGAATATAACAAAATCAACGATATGTTCGGGATGCCGGAGGTGTATGAAAATCCCGCCAAAATGGATGAATTAATGGATAAGCAGGCAAAACTTCAAGATAAGATTGACGCTACCAATGCTTGGGAGTTGGATACTAAGTTGGAAATCGCGATGGATGCGCTGCGAACTCCAGATCCCGATAAGTTGATTGGCGTTTTATCCGGAGGAGAAAGGCGACGTGTTGCACTATGCCGATTATTGTTAAGAGAACCGGATATTCTTTTACTTGATGAGCCTACCAACCACTTAGATGCAGAAAGCGTGCATTGGTTGGAACATTTCCTTTCAAGTTATAAGGGAACTGTTATCGCCGTGACCCACGACCGTTATTTCCTTGATAACGTCGCTGGTTGGATTTTGGAATTGGATAGAGGAGAAGGAATTCCTTGGAAAGGAAATTATTCCTCTTGGCTAGATCAAAAATCGAAACGATTGGCGCTGGAACAAAAACAAGCTGGAAAACGTCAAAAATCATTGGAACGTGAGTTGGAATGGGTTAGACAAGGGGCAAAGGGCCGTCAAACTAAACAGAAAGCACGTTTACAGAATTATGATAAACTTTTGAGCCAAGACCAAAAACAATTGGATGAAAAACTCGAAATTTATATTCCAAATGGTCCACGTTTAGGTACTAATGTAATTGAAGCTAAGGGTGTAGCAAAGGCATTTGGCGACAAGTTGCTCTATGATAATCTTAATTTTAAATTACCACAAGCTGGGATTGTTGGAATTATTGGTCCGAACGGAGCCGGTAAAACCACCATTTTCAAAATGATTATGGGTGAAGAAACTCCAGATAAAGGTTCATTTGAAGTGGGTGAAACTGCTCAAATAGCTTATGTGGATCAGGCACATAGTAATATAAATCCTGATAAAACTATCTGGGAGAATTTTAGCGATAGTCAGGAATTGATTATGATGGGCGGAAGGCAGGTAAATTCCCGCGCTTATTTAAGTCGCTTTAATTTTAGTGGTAGCGAGCAAAACAAAAAGGTTTCAATGCTTTCAGGTGGTGAAAGAAACCGCCTACACTTAGCGATGACTCTTAAAGAAGAAGGAAACGTGCTGTTGTTGGATGAGCCAACAAACGATTTGGACGTAAATACGCTGCGCGCCCTTGAAGAAGGATTGGAAAACTTTGCAGGATGCGCCGTAGTTATCAGTCACGACCGCTGGTTTTTGGATCGTATTTGTACCCACATACTCGCCTTTGAGGGAAACAGTGAGGTATATTTCTTTGAAGGCGGATTTACGGATTATGAAGAAAACAAAAAGAAACGACTAGGTGGAGATTTAATGCCAAAGCGTATTAAGTACAAAAAACTGATAAGATAA
- a CDS encoding four helix bundle protein, which yields MARIGRFEDLEVWQNARLNCQFVKELFQTIGIRNNYRLRNQMEGRSGSIMDNIAAGFVRDGTKEFINFLSYSKGSVSEHKSQTYRAFDKKLISEKQFNNLVNMCELEKNKLGAFVYYLKYSEIKGQKFKRD from the coding sequence ATGGCGAGGATAGGAAGATTCGAAGATTTAGAAGTATGGCAGAATGCAAGACTAAATTGCCAATTTGTTAAAGAACTATTTCAGACAATTGGAATTAGGAATAATTACAGACTCCGCAATCAAATGGAAGGGAGATCAGGTTCAATAATGGATAATATAGCGGCAGGATTTGTTAGAGATGGGACTAAAGAATTTATTAATTTTCTTAGTTATTCCAAAGGCTCAGTATCAGAACATAAATCTCAAACTTATAGAGCATTTGATAAAAAACTTATCTCTGAGAAGCAATTCAACAACCTTGTCAATATGTGTGAATTAGAAAAAAACAAATTGGGAGCGTTTGTGTACTATTTAAAATATTCCGAAATCAAGGGACAGAAATTCAAGAGGGATTAA
- a CDS encoding DinB family protein, whose protein sequence is MGKELEIRERLAKHLEGGEAFMPVTKMLEKISFEDINTRPINLPYSFYELFFHIVFTQKDIVKFTCSDDYTEPKWPEYYWPREKVCNSKEDWESLKAEYTTDRERLKKFLLSESNSLIDPVKNGKDNQSLLREILLTIEHTAYHTGQLMILLRLLNLH, encoded by the coding sequence ATGGGTAAAGAACTAGAAATTCGTGAACGGCTTGCCAAACATCTTGAAGGTGGTGAAGCTTTTATGCCCGTTACCAAAATGCTGGAAAAAATATCTTTTGAAGATATAAATACCCGTCCCATTAATTTACCATATTCCTTTTATGAACTTTTTTTCCATATAGTCTTTACCCAAAAGGATATAGTAAAATTCACTTGTTCCGATGATTATACTGAACCAAAATGGCCGGAATATTATTGGCCCAGAGAAAAAGTCTGTAATTCGAAAGAAGATTGGGAAAGCTTAAAAGCGGAATATACAACTGATAGGGAACGACTCAAAAAGTTCCTTCTCAGTGAGTCCAATAGCCTAATAGATCCAGTTAAAAATGGAAAGGACAATCAAAGTCTGCTTCGGGAAATATTGCTGACTATAGAACACACAGCTTACCATACAGGACAATTGATGATACTATTAAGGTTGTTGAATTTACACTAA
- a CDS encoding T9SS type A sorting domain-containing protein, with protein sequence MKSLKTSLFTLLSLGVSFLYSQQNYLTSQNNVEVVIPSDPAVDCVQEYGIDRPIFQMGLAFSTGNKVANDVVIDPYSTFNLQMLTFEAFAENGYPTGFTIQLHEDNGSGGVGSEIGSAYIFNQGDFEATLIDDWSLYRVVIDLSFANVLLINNTNEMKFYWISIASELFSTGDIAFWNTALYTNGPSNPQWVNWPSAGGEWMPHSDNTEGIMTVEGTCETLSIEDVNSFEIALYPNPVSDFLNIKLQKTIRSIQIYNMAGGMVLSFNELQNGKIDISTLKPGIYMCKIITEIGEVKVFKVVKK encoded by the coding sequence ATGAAATCATTAAAAACCTCCTTGTTTACTCTCCTGTCTTTAGGAGTTAGTTTTCTTTATTCTCAACAAAATTATCTTACTTCTCAAAATAATGTTGAAGTTGTAATACCTTCAGATCCAGCTGTTGACTGTGTTCAGGAATATGGTATTGATCGCCCTATTTTTCAAATGGGATTAGCATTTTCAACCGGTAACAAAGTTGCAAATGATGTCGTAATAGATCCATATTCTACTTTCAATCTTCAAATGCTCACATTTGAAGCATTTGCAGAGAACGGTTATCCAACTGGATTTACTATTCAATTGCATGAAGATAATGGTTCTGGAGGAGTTGGCTCTGAAATTGGTTCTGCCTATATTTTTAATCAAGGTGATTTTGAAGCTACACTTATAGATGATTGGTCTTTATATAGAGTGGTTATTGATCTTTCTTTTGCAAATGTTTTATTGATTAATAATACAAATGAAATGAAATTTTATTGGATAAGTATTGCCTCTGAATTATTTTCAACAGGTGATATTGCTTTTTGGAATACAGCTTTGTATACAAATGGCCCTTCTAATCCACAGTGGGTGAATTGGCCATCTGCCGGAGGTGAATGGATGCCTCATAGTGATAATACTGAAGGTATTATGACAGTGGAGGGAACATGTGAAACATTGAGTATAGAGGACGTAAATTCATTTGAAATAGCCCTTTATCCGAATCCGGTAAGTGATTTCCTTAATATAAAATTACAAAAAACAATTAGATCTATTCAAATATACAACATGGCAGGAGGAATGGTGCTTTCCTTTAATGAGTTGCAAAATGGAAAAATTGATATAAGCACACTGAAACCAGGTATTTATATGTGTAAAATAATTACTGAAATTGGAGAAGTCAAAGTCTTCAAAGTTGTGAAAAAATAG
- a CDS encoding TrmH family RNA methyltransferase, with product MDIELLRYLETYLTAQRKERFKEILSERTRHFTVVTEDVYQLHNTSAVMRTCDVFGIQDLHVVEERVSKRIDKEIAMGAQKWVSLNRYNSIKDCIKSLRDSGYQIVATTPHNNSTLLHEFDFTKKSAFFFGKENDGLSDTVMENADGYLKIPMYGFTESLNISVSAAIILQSVVSHIKLSNIPWQLSEGEKLEIEMQWAKNTIKASDEIIERYYLENNSK from the coding sequence TTGGATATAGAATTACTTCGATATTTAGAAACCTATCTGACGGCACAGCGAAAAGAACGATTTAAAGAAATTCTGTCTGAGAGAACTCGTCATTTTACCGTAGTTACCGAGGATGTATACCAACTTCATAACACCAGTGCAGTGATGCGGACCTGCGATGTATTTGGTATTCAAGATTTACACGTGGTAGAAGAAAGGGTGAGTAAGAGAATTGACAAGGAAATCGCTATGGGCGCACAGAAATGGGTATCATTGAACAGATACAATTCTATAAAAGATTGCATCAAAAGTCTTCGAGATTCAGGATATCAAATTGTTGCAACAACGCCCCATAACAATTCCACTTTGCTTCACGAATTTGATTTTACAAAGAAAAGTGCGTTTTTCTTCGGAAAAGAAAATGATGGGTTAAGCGATACGGTAATGGAAAATGCCGATGGTTATCTAAAAATACCAATGTATGGTTTTACCGAAAGTCTAAATATTTCCGTTTCTGCTGCCATAATTCTGCAAAGTGTTGTGTCACATATAAAATTAAGCAATATTCCATGGCAGCTTTCGGAGGGCGAAAAATTGGAAATAGAAATGCAATGGGCAAAGAATACCATCAAAGCTTCCGATGAAATAATTGAAAGATATTATTTGGAAAATAACTCGAAATAA
- a CDS encoding CAL67264 family membrane protein, which yields MGMNKNTVLAWATFIMIVVGCALILLGAFRYDDVAGYGFAAVGIGFFAIAWVFNALKGRV from the coding sequence ATGGGAATGAACAAAAATACTGTATTAGCTTGGGCAACATTTATAATGATCGTAGTTGGCTGTGCACTTATTCTTTTGGGGGCTTTCCGGTATGATGATGTAGCTGGGTATGGTTTTGCCGCAGTTGGTATTGGCTTTTTCGCCATTGCCTGGGTTTTTAATGCTTTAAAAGGAAGAGTTTAA
- a CDS encoding tetratricopeptide repeat protein, translating into MKLIEDGVQDIDKKDYANALEKLLTAESFATVNGWNDLLWKIKHDIGFLYFYISNYAEALNYFQESFKLTQNVKILISKGAAPLTGIGVLYETEKKYEESLYYMLKSYNLINEPIDEIEFKIKKYTVINIANVYNKLDLPDESLKILKKEKDSIRNIGFDLMWKKVYAESIFKKGEINKALNIVNDIHNELIMGKEEDYRKECYSCIIIFLSEIYAKKDNYDLAIYYSKKGLQNNVDLVDKVELYNNISDFYLKKRDYPKALAYKDSTYQAKDSLNATINRSLFETYKVKFKVFEYQTELTNKKQQQQTERIIFAGAIVFVIFIALFIYKTMKNWVNDKNIKMIITNLKLEKGKKEQILTEENLKAVKHQALLRQEQLKNKIAQKNREIFVKTIYQTDRNNLIRQIINSLNEGDITHYNETVRQMKSFLKTDDAQQDFMRHFESVNSDFLNNLKTKHPKLTARDLRFLSYVYMNLNLKEISSVFNITYDACRARKNRIIKKMGVEKEDISLYEYLLNLQTINISN; encoded by the coding sequence GTGAAATTGATTGAAGATGGAGTTCAGGATATCGATAAAAAAGACTATGCCAATGCTCTTGAAAAACTTCTGACAGCAGAATCTTTTGCTACAGTAAATGGATGGAACGATTTATTATGGAAGATTAAACATGATATTGGATTTTTATACTTTTATATCTCCAATTATGCAGAAGCTCTTAATTATTTTCAAGAGTCATTCAAATTAACTCAAAACGTCAAAATACTTATAAGTAAAGGAGCTGCACCTCTTACAGGGATAGGAGTTTTGTATGAAACGGAAAAAAAATACGAAGAGTCTTTGTATTACATGTTAAAATCATACAATCTGATTAACGAACCTATTGACGAAATTGAATTTAAGATTAAAAAATATACGGTTATCAATATTGCAAATGTATATAACAAACTTGACCTACCTGATGAAAGTTTAAAAATACTTAAAAAAGAAAAAGATAGTATTAGGAATATAGGGTTCGATTTGATGTGGAAAAAAGTTTATGCAGAATCGATTTTTAAGAAAGGGGAAATAAATAAAGCCTTAAATATAGTGAATGATATCCATAATGAATTGATTATGGGAAAAGAAGAAGATTATAGGAAAGAGTGCTATTCATGCATTATTATTTTTTTAAGTGAAATTTACGCTAAGAAGGATAATTATGATCTGGCAATTTACTATTCAAAAAAAGGACTACAGAATAATGTAGATTTAGTAGATAAAGTTGAATTATATAATAACATTTCAGATTTTTACCTAAAAAAAAGAGATTATCCCAAAGCCCTTGCCTATAAAGATTCTACTTATCAAGCCAAGGATTCTCTTAATGCAACAATAAATAGAAGTTTATTTGAAACTTACAAGGTGAAATTTAAAGTTTTTGAATACCAAACTGAACTTACCAATAAAAAACAACAACAACAAACGGAAAGAATAATATTTGCTGGTGCAATTGTGTTCGTCATTTTTATAGCTTTATTTATTTATAAAACTATGAAAAACTGGGTTAACGACAAAAACATAAAAATGATAATCACAAATTTAAAACTTGAAAAGGGAAAAAAAGAGCAAATTCTTACGGAAGAAAATTTGAAAGCAGTAAAACATCAAGCTTTATTAAGGCAAGAACAATTAAAAAACAAGATAGCACAGAAAAATAGAGAAATTTTCGTCAAAACTATTTACCAAACTGATAGAAATAATCTGATTCGTCAAATAATAAATTCTCTTAATGAAGGAGATATCACACACTATAACGAAACAGTTAGGCAAATGAAATCTTTTTTAAAAACTGATGACGCACAACAAGATTTTATGAGGCACTTTGAAAGCGTAAATTCTGACTTTCTGAATAACCTCAAAACAAAACATCCTAAATTAACAGCAAGGGACTTGCGCTTCCTGAGCTATGTGTATATGAATTTGAATCTAAAAGAAATAAGTTCTGTTTTTAATATCACATATGACGCATGTCGCGCAAGAAAAAACCGCATAATCAAAAAAATGGGAGTCGAAAAAGAAGACATTTCGCTTTACGAATATTTATTAAACCTCCAAACTATAAACATTTCAAACTAA